In Microcoleus sp. FACHB-831, one genomic interval encodes:
- a CDS encoding B12-binding domain-containing radical SAM protein — MRILLVYPVFPKTFWSYEKILELVNRKVLLPPLGLVTVAAILPQEWEFKLVDRNIRAVTDAEWEWADIVILSAMIVQKDDLLDQIREAKRRGKKVACGGPYPTSVPEEAQKAGIDYLILDEGEITLPMFVEAVQRGDTEGIFRSGGDKPDVTTTPVPRFDLLEFDAYDSMSVQFSRGCPFQCEFCDIIVLYGRKPRTKTPEQLLKELDYLYALGWRRGVFMVDDNFIGNKRNVKLFLKELKVWQAEHQYPFKFNTEASIDLAQDQELMDLMVECYFDAVFLGIETPDEDSLELTKKFQNTRSSLSESVEAITRAGLRPMAGFIIGFDGEKAGAGSRIVRFAEQTAIPTTTFAMLQALPNTALWHRLEKEGRLQDKDGNINQTTLMNFIPTRPLEDIAREYVKAFWELYDAESYLDRTYRCFLMMGAPKVKAPSKLPSWVDLRALAIVIWRQGVKRKTRWKFWHHLFSMIVRNPAVWEHYITVCAHNEHFLEYRQIVRDEIEGQLAEFLAKQAKVVEAKSPVAVSVS, encoded by the coding sequence ATGCGAATTTTATTAGTTTATCCAGTCTTCCCCAAAACCTTTTGGTCTTACGAAAAAATTCTGGAATTAGTCAATCGCAAAGTTTTGCTGCCCCCCTTGGGCTTGGTGACAGTGGCGGCAATTCTCCCCCAAGAGTGGGAATTCAAGCTGGTAGACCGCAACATCCGCGCTGTTACAGACGCCGAGTGGGAGTGGGCAGATATTGTCATTCTCTCGGCAATGATTGTCCAAAAAGATGATTTACTCGACCAAATCCGGGAAGCTAAACGGCGCGGCAAAAAAGTCGCCTGCGGTGGCCCCTACCCCACCTCAGTACCCGAAGAAGCCCAGAAAGCGGGAATCGATTATCTAATTCTGGACGAAGGGGAAATTACCCTGCCGATGTTTGTCGAGGCAGTGCAGCGAGGCGACACAGAGGGAATTTTCCGTTCTGGCGGTGACAAACCAGACGTGACGACAACACCCGTCCCTCGCTTTGACTTGCTGGAATTTGATGCTTACGATTCCATGTCGGTGCAGTTTTCGCGGGGTTGTCCCTTCCAGTGCGAATTTTGCGACATTATTGTTTTGTATGGTCGTAAACCGCGAACTAAAACACCAGAGCAACTGTTAAAAGAGCTAGATTACCTCTACGCATTGGGATGGCGTCGTGGCGTCTTCATGGTGGATGACAACTTTATTGGGAATAAGCGCAATGTGAAGTTATTCCTAAAAGAGTTAAAAGTTTGGCAAGCGGAACATCAGTATCCTTTCAAATTTAATACTGAAGCCTCTATTGACTTGGCACAAGACCAAGAATTGATGGATTTGATGGTAGAGTGCTATTTTGATGCCGTATTTCTGGGAATTGAAACGCCAGATGAAGATAGCCTGGAATTGACCAAGAAGTTCCAAAATACGCGCAGTTCCCTGAGTGAATCAGTAGAGGCAATTACTCGGGCTGGATTGCGCCCGATGGCAGGATTTATTATTGGCTTTGATGGGGAAAAAGCGGGTGCAGGTTCGCGCATTGTCCGCTTTGCAGAACAAACGGCCATTCCGACTACCACTTTTGCAATGTTGCAAGCTTTGCCTAACACTGCCCTCTGGCATCGGTTAGAAAAAGAGGGAAGGCTGCAAGACAAAGATGGCAATATCAATCAAACGACGTTGATGAATTTTATCCCAACTAGACCTTTAGAAGACATTGCCAGGGAATATGTCAAGGCATTTTGGGAACTCTACGATGCCGAAAGTTATTTAGACCGCACTTATCGCTGTTTCTTGATGATGGGTGCGCCTAAAGTAAAAGCCCCCTCTAAACTGCCTAGTTGGGTAGATTTGCGGGCGTTGGCGATTGTAATTTGGCGACAGGGCGTAAAGCGCAAAACCCGCTGGAAATTCTGGCATCATCTGTTTAGCATGATCGTGCGTAATCCAGCTGTGTGGGAGCATTACATTACTGTTTGCGCTCACAACGAGCATTTTTTGGAGTATCGCCAAATTGTGCGGGATGAAATTGAAGGGCAGTTGGCAGAGTTTTTGGCAAAACAGGCAAAAGTTGTAGAAGCTAAAAGCCCTGTGGCAGTCAGCGTTAGCTAG
- a CDS encoding IS4 family transposase, translated as MIINSFPKIVKDILRKLPKNDYPVLNSRLFFECWLSYALDNSLTSMRNLFKRLNNTGFEVDISTFSKANLYRSQKQFQEIYQKLNELVQKKVQKKLHDKYAICPIDSTIISLTSRLLWVLGHHQVKLFSSLNLSTGSPSDNFINFGHDHDYKFGSKMMSNLPINAVGVMDRGFAGLKFIQELVQENKYFVLRIKNNWKLEFEDASGLVKVGASDDAQAYRVINFCDLETKTEFRLVTNLPSAGDAAVSDDEIRDIYRLRWGVELLWKFLKMHLKLDKLITKNVNCITIQIYVSLIAYLILQLLSIPTQWGHTLLDKFRYLQSCMCQKISYVHWFEEMMLC; from the coding sequence GTGATTATAAATTCATTTCCAAAAATTGTCAAAGATATACTGAGAAAACTGCCAAAAAACGATTATCCAGTATTGAACAGTCGTCTATTTTTTGAGTGCTGGCTATCCTATGCCCTGGATAACAGTTTAACAAGTATGCGAAATTTATTTAAAAGATTAAATAACACAGGATTTGAGGTAGATATTTCTACTTTCTCTAAAGCAAATTTATATCGAAGCCAAAAACAATTTCAAGAAATTTACCAAAAATTAAACGAATTAGTACAGAAAAAAGTTCAAAAAAAGTTACACGATAAATATGCAATTTGTCCAATAGATTCAACAATTATTAGTCTGACAAGTAGGTTGTTATGGGTACTAGGTCATCATCAAGTCAAGCTGTTCAGTTCCTTAAATCTCTCCACAGGAAGCCCATCAGATAACTTCATCAATTTTGGTCACGACCATGATTATAAATTTGGCTCAAAAATGATGTCTAATCTACCAATAAATGCTGTCGGAGTAATGGATAGAGGGTTTGCTGGATTGAAATTTATCCAAGAATTAGTGCAAGAAAACAAATACTTTGTTTTGCGAATTAAAAACAATTGGAAACTAGAATTTGAGGATGCAAGTGGATTAGTCAAAGTAGGTGCATCTGATGATGCTCAAGCCTATAGAGTCATTAATTTTTGTGATTTAGAAACTAAAACTGAATTCCGTTTAGTAACTAATTTACCTTCAGCGGGAGATGCAGCTGTTAGTGATGATGAAATTAGGGATATTTATCGATTACGTTGGGGAGTTGAACTCTTATGGAAGTTTTTAAAGATGCACTTGAAACTTGACAAATTAATTACCAAAAACGTCAATTGTATCACCATACAAATTTACGTTAGTTTGATAGCTTATCTGATTTTACAGCTTTTATCTATTCCCACACAATGGGGACATACACTATTAGATAAATTCCGCTATCTTCAATCTTGTATGTGTCAGAAAATCAGTTATGTTCATTGGTTTGAGGAGATGATGTTATGTTGA
- a CDS encoding glycosyltransferase family 2 protein, with protein sequence MIEDKIELSIVMPCLNEAETIGVCLKKAQLYLRNNNIYGEIIVADNGSTDGSQAIASLMGAKVVHIKEKGYGSALRVGIAAARGKYVIMGDADDSYDFSNLSPFIEKLREGCDLVMGNRFKGGIELGAMPALHRYLGNPVLTGIGRLLFKSPCEDFHCGLRGFSKSAIAKLDLRTKGMEFASEMVVKATLYKLKISEVPTTLSADGRSRPPHLRSWRDGWRHLRFMLLYSPRWLFFYPGILLILIGLGIGLWLLPGSQLIFDIHTLLYAATSVIIGFQAITFAVIAKIFAISEGLLPEDQKLNYVFSYINLEVGLIVGTILLVIGLAGSVYALGVWGMHLFGPLDTSKTMRIVIPSATSLALGFQIILSSFFLSILGLKRS encoded by the coding sequence ATGATAGAAGATAAGATTGAGTTATCAATTGTGATGCCTTGCTTGAATGAGGCAGAAACTATAGGAGTTTGTCTGAAAAAAGCACAGCTTTACTTGCGAAATAATAATATTTATGGCGAAATAATTGTGGCTGATAATGGCAGCACAGATGGTTCGCAAGCTATAGCCTCGCTAATGGGAGCTAAAGTTGTACACATTAAAGAAAAAGGTTATGGTAGTGCCCTTAGAGTTGGCATTGCTGCTGCACGCGGTAAGTATGTCATCATGGGTGATGCTGATGACAGCTACGACTTCAGTAATCTAAGCCCTTTTATAGAAAAACTGCGAGAGGGCTGCGATCTAGTGATGGGAAACCGCTTCAAGGGAGGTATTGAACTAGGTGCTATGCCAGCCCTACACAGGTATTTGGGAAACCCTGTTCTGACAGGTATTGGGCGGCTATTATTTAAAAGTCCGTGTGAAGATTTTCATTGTGGTCTGCGAGGTTTCTCAAAGTCGGCGATCGCAAAACTGGACTTACGAACAAAGGGAATGGAATTTGCTAGTGAAATGGTTGTCAAAGCAACTTTGTACAAACTAAAAATTAGTGAAGTTCCAACTACTCTCTCTGCGGATGGTCGCAGCCGCCCTCCTCATCTGCGTAGTTGGAGAGATGGCTGGCGGCATCTGCGGTTTATGCTACTGTACAGCCCACGCTGGCTTTTTTTTTATCCTGGGATACTACTAATACTTATTGGTTTGGGAATTGGACTGTGGCTGTTACCTGGTTCCCAGCTAATTTTTGATATCCACACCCTATTGTATGCAGCGACGTCTGTTATTATTGGCTTTCAGGCAATTACTTTCGCTGTAATTGCAAAAATATTTGCAATTAGCGAGGGATTGCTACCTGAAGATCAAAAATTAAATTATGTATTTAGTTATATTAACTTAGAGGTAGGGTTGATTGTAGGAACTATACTCCTGGTAATCGGATTGGCTGGATCTGTTTATGCTTTGGGTGTTTGGGGTATGCATCTTTTTGGCCCACTAGACACATCTAAGACTATGAGAATTGTGATTCCATCAGCTACCTCTCTTGCTCTTGGATTCCAGATTATTTTGTCGAGCTTCTTTTTAAGTATATTAGGTCTTAAGCGAAGCTGA
- a CDS encoding bifunctional 2-polyprenyl-6-hydroxyphenol methylase/3-demethylubiquinol 3-O-methyltransferase UbiG — protein MMIDKLKLESVSCGVCGTDNWRKYASGKDYEYHTSEDEFQMVECQNCGNIYLNPRPVKEELPTIYPANYYAYNYDQAINPVAIRAKDWLDSIKVKSWLKYLKSSEPRFLDVGCGNGRYLKMLHRLGVPKEQLYGVEMSQEQIAQLNAEGFQGYYGRIEDVEAELPSKSFDLIVLLQVLEHVEQPRLVIKSLACLLKKDGILIIETPNTKSLDVKLFHKSYWGGYHFPRHWNLFNLETLKRLFSEENINIKAVNFLPAHSFWIFSFHHFIEHKWCLPWLARFFNPLQNIFLLSLFTALDMVRAKLGFNTSNIQIIAVK, from the coding sequence ATGATGATTGACAAACTAAAACTTGAATCAGTTTCCTGTGGTGTGTGTGGAACTGATAACTGGCGTAAGTATGCGTCTGGCAAAGATTATGAATATCATACATCTGAAGACGAGTTTCAGATGGTAGAATGCCAGAATTGTGGAAACATATATCTCAACCCCCGCCCTGTAAAAGAAGAGTTACCCACAATTTATCCTGCCAATTACTACGCCTACAATTACGACCAAGCTATTAACCCTGTGGCAATCCGAGCTAAGGACTGGCTGGATAGTATCAAAGTCAAAAGCTGGCTCAAATACCTGAAAAGTTCAGAGCCACGTTTTCTAGATGTGGGATGTGGTAATGGACGTTATCTAAAAATGCTGCATCGCCTGGGTGTTCCTAAAGAGCAGCTTTATGGTGTGGAAATGAGTCAAGAGCAGATTGCACAACTTAACGCAGAAGGATTTCAGGGTTACTATGGCCGGATAGAAGATGTAGAGGCAGAATTACCTAGTAAGTCTTTTGATTTAATCGTATTATTACAAGTGCTAGAGCATGTAGAACAACCACGTTTAGTAATTAAATCTTTAGCGTGTTTACTCAAAAAAGACGGAATTTTGATTATTGAAACCCCTAACACTAAAAGTTTGGATGTTAAACTGTTCCACAAAAGTTACTGGGGAGGATATCACTTCCCTCGCCACTGGAATTTATTCAATTTAGAGACGTTAAAACGCCTATTCAGTGAAGAAAATATCAACATTAAAGCTGTTAATTTCTTGCCAGCTCATTCTTTTTGGATATTTTCTTTTCATCATTTTATAGAACATAAATGGTGCTTGCCCTGGTTAGCTCGATTTTTCAATCCCTTGCAAAACATATTTTTATTGAGTTTATTCACTGCGCTAGATATGGTACGAGCTAAATTAGGTTTTAATACATCGAATATTCAAATTATAGCTGTTAAATAA
- a CDS encoding fatty acid desaturase family protein — MNTNKSDPISMVDARSPVTTASNLTNQGKSIVAKDELKRWMTPQPIRPIRDLFLDWLGIVLALLAVTWMPTWWMYSIAFIVVGCCQYALFILGHDAIHSSLHPNRLLNDRLAKWAIHGPMFMALEDGRRSHLEHHRTLGTASDPDRYLHTLSNKNSRIKFLLFCSGLATFGKTVLKVTPFGKLLNSSRPIATEAYQSKNLLTPVAPMLLDYTKQRVPVLVTQTLLISIFAFSTLPLWSYLVLWVAPIYFCVFLPDEIRAFCDHAVPVLPDSKADSSRLVTFRPSWIEGILFSPHNMNYHAEHHLYPGVPYYNLPIVHQVLKDRAEVTVRGSYLIFLFHVIRLLPLQDSAEAAS, encoded by the coding sequence ATGAATACAAACAAATCAGACCCTATATCTATGGTAGATGCGCGATCGCCTGTAACAACCGCTAGCAACCTTACTAACCAAGGCAAGTCAATAGTAGCCAAAGATGAGTTAAAGCGATGGATGACACCTCAACCAATTCGCCCTATTCGTGACCTATTTTTAGACTGGCTGGGCATCGTACTAGCTTTGCTTGCAGTTACCTGGATGCCAACTTGGTGGATGTACAGCATAGCCTTTATAGTTGTGGGCTGCTGTCAATATGCGCTGTTCATTCTGGGGCATGATGCCATACATTCGTCGCTACATCCAAACCGCTTATTAAACGATAGGTTAGCAAAATGGGCTATTCACGGGCCGATGTTTATGGCCTTAGAGGATGGGAGACGCAGCCACTTGGAACATCACCGAACATTAGGGACTGCTTCCGATCCCGATCGCTATCTACATACCTTAAGTAATAAAAATTCGCGGATAAAGTTTTTACTATTTTGTTCTGGCTTAGCGACGTTTGGGAAGACCGTATTAAAAGTTACCCCTTTTGGTAAGTTACTCAATTCTAGTCGCCCAATTGCAACAGAAGCTTATCAATCTAAGAATTTATTAACTCCGGTAGCACCGATGCTGCTAGATTACACAAAGCAGCGAGTACCTGTATTGGTTACGCAAACCTTACTCATATCTATATTTGCCTTTTCTACTCTACCTTTATGGTCTTACCTAGTTTTGTGGGTAGCACCTATCTATTTCTGCGTATTTCTGCCAGATGAAATTCGGGCTTTTTGCGATCATGCTGTACCTGTATTACCAGATTCCAAAGCAGATAGTTCTAGGTTGGTCACGTTTCGTCCTTCATGGATAGAAGGAATATTATTCTCACCTCATAACATGAACTACCATGCAGAACATCACTTATATCCTGGTGTGCCTTACTACAACTTACCCATAGTTCATCAAGTCCTTAAAGATAGAGCTGAAGTAACCGTAAGGGGAAGCTATCTAATTTTTTTATTCCATGTCATTCGTTTATTACCTTTACAAGATAGTGCTGAGGCAGCAAGCTAA
- a CDS encoding B12-binding domain-containing radical SAM protein, with protein sequence MRVLLLYPLFPKTFWSFEKVLQLVNRKVLLPPLGLATVAAILPQEWEFKLVDRNVRDVTEEEWEWAELVILSAMIVQREDLLDQIREAKRRGKKVACGGPYPTSVPYEATEAGADYLILDEGEITLPMFVEAIQRGDTGGILRSGGEKPDVTTTPVPRFDLLEFDAYDAMSVQFSRGCPFQCEFCDIIVLYGRKPRTKAPEQLLKELDCLYELGWRRGIFMVDDNFIGNKRNVKLFLKELKVWQAEHQYPFSFNTEASVDLAEDQELMDLMVECNFNAVFLGIETPDEESLQMTKKFQNNRTSLMDSVQTITKAGLRVMAGFIIGFDGEKKGAGDRIVRFAEQTAIPTTIFGMLQALPHTALWFRLEKEGRLLDQATGNQFNLMNFVPTRPLEEIVREYIEAFWQLYDAENFLDRTYRHFLMLGAPKCKVPGKFPSLVDLKALAIVVWRQGIKRNTRWKFWHHLFSIIKRNPAVWDHYLTVCAHNEHFLEYRQIVRDEIEGQLTEFLAHQNQQVVREESAVSVA encoded by the coding sequence ATGCGCGTATTACTGCTTTATCCCCTATTTCCTAAAACGTTTTGGTCTTTTGAAAAAGTCCTGCAATTAGTCAATCGCAAAGTTTTGCTGCCGCCTTTGGGGTTGGCGACAGTGGCGGCAATTCTCCCCCAAGAGTGGGAATTCAAGCTGGTAGACCGGAACGTTCGCGACGTGACAGAAGAAGAGTGGGAGTGGGCGGAACTCGTTATTTTGTCGGCGATGATTGTCCAGAGAGAGGATTTGCTTGACCAAATCCGCGAAGCTAAACGGCGCGGCAAAAAAGTCGCTTGTGGTGGCCCTTATCCTACTTCTGTACCTTATGAAGCAACCGAAGCTGGTGCAGATTATTTGATTTTGGATGAAGGTGAAATTACCCTGCCGATGTTTGTCGAGGCAATTCAACGGGGGGATACTGGTGGAATTTTACGTTCTGGCGGTGAAAAACCAGATGTGACGACAACACCCGTTCCTCGCTTTGACTTGCTGGAATTTGATGCTTACGATGCAATGTCGGTGCAGTTTTCGCGGGGTTGTCCGTTTCAGTGCGAATTTTGCGACATTATTGTTTTGTATGGTCGCAAACCGCGAACTAAGGCACCAGAGCAACTGTTAAAAGAGCTAGATTGCCTCTATGAATTGGGGTGGCGTCGCGGCATCTTTATGGTGGATGACAACTTTATTGGGAATAAGCGCAATGTGAAGTTATTCCTAAAAGAGTTAAAAGTTTGGCAAGCGGAACATCAGTATCCTTTTAGTTTTAATACTGAGGCGTCTGTCGATCTAGCAGAAGACCAAGAATTGATGGATTTGATGGTTGAGTGCAATTTTAATGCGGTGTTCTTAGGGATTGAAACCCCGGATGAAGAAAGCTTGCAAATGACTAAGAAGTTTCAAAATAACCGCACTTCGCTGATGGATTCTGTGCAAACCATCACTAAGGCGGGGTTGCGGGTGATGGCAGGGTTTATTATTGGGTTTGATGGGGAGAAAAAAGGGGCAGGCGATCGCATTGTCCGTTTTGCTGAACAAACTGCGATTCCTACTACTATCTTCGGGATGCTGCAAGCTTTGCCCCACACTGCCCTTTGGTTCCGGCTAGAGAAAGAGGGACGATTGCTGGATCAAGCAACTGGAAACCAGTTTAACTTGATGAACTTTGTTCCAACTCGGCCTTTAGAAGAGATTGTCAGGGAATACATCGAAGCTTTCTGGCAGTTGTACGATGCTGAGAATTTCTTGGATCGCACCTATCGCCATTTCTTAATGTTGGGTGCGCCCAAGTGCAAGGTTCCGGGTAAATTTCCTAGCTTGGTGGATTTGAAAGCTTTGGCGATCGTTGTGTGGCGTCAGGGTATTAAACGCAATACTCGCTGGAAGTTCTGGCATCACTTGTTTAGCATTATCAAGCGCAATCCTGCCGTTTGGGATCATTACTTGACTGTCTGCGCCCACAACGAGCATTTCTTGGAGTATCGTCAGATTGTGCGCGACGAAATTGAAGGGCAATTGACTGAGTTCTTAGCGCATCAGAATCAGCAGGTAGTCCGCGAGGAGAGTGCTGTTTCAGTAGCCTGA
- a CDS encoding DUF3747 domain-containing protein — MRTKHRLLFATTAIASLLAFGTFTPAKADVFDSTEVNADNFIAIAVPYGSGNYQLLVLEQLSSRRACWRENGSAPVRVEPLLLNFDFTNICGRSTDSNGYSIRMGNTDMGQKFDFNIVKGDGEVVLVGSNLRDRSIPPIRIGSTKGMTSGFMKFILEPGWRFAKRTYQGRMLGHIYLTNDAVASSSGSRPTRLLPLPQVPIEPPQEPPVREVIFTKPGAAPPATRGTVPTARPETRPLPQKPTSRPRVVPTF, encoded by the coding sequence ATGCGAACAAAACATCGGCTACTATTCGCCACTACGGCTATTGCTTCATTGTTGGCTTTTGGTACTTTTACCCCCGCAAAAGCTGACGTTTTTGACTCAACCGAAGTAAATGCAGATAACTTTATAGCTATAGCTGTTCCCTATGGTAGCGGTAATTACCAACTGCTCGTACTCGAACAGTTATCATCAAGGCGAGCGTGCTGGAGAGAAAACGGTTCGGCCCCCGTTAGAGTTGAACCATTGCTACTAAACTTTGACTTTACAAACATTTGCGGACGCAGTACTGATAGCAACGGCTATTCTATCCGTATGGGAAATACCGATATGGGTCAGAAGTTCGACTTCAACATTGTGAAGGGCGATGGTGAAGTTGTACTCGTAGGATCAAACTTGCGCGATCGCAGTATTCCTCCTATTAGAATTGGTAGCACCAAAGGCATGACCAGTGGCTTTATGAAATTTATTCTCGAACCTGGTTGGCGCTTTGCCAAAAGAACCTATCAAGGTAGAATGCTAGGTCACATTTATCTTACAAATGATGCCGTAGCAAGCAGTTCCGGCAGCCGCCCCACTCGTTTGCTACCCTTGCCACAGGTTCCAATAGAGCCGCCCCAAGAGCCTCCAGTCAGGGAAGTGATTTTTACCAAACCAGGAGCTGCACCACCTGCAACGCGGGGAACTGTTCCTACTGCCAGACCTGAAACAAGACCCCTACCCCAAAAGCCAACATCTCGTCCCAGAGTGGTGCCCACATTTTAA